Proteins co-encoded in one Ignavibacteria bacterium genomic window:
- a CDS encoding serine hydrolase has product MDNKLIRLATLVLLLFLSITGCGKKEVDVKDPEITVAADDIYSKLEETPDPDEIFSTEPDPFIDSILTRMTLEEKVGQLLFPAVQPGRMTKEYLENKHFESYKPGGFVLFGSSMMKTAQLIRELQQYSKIPLLFAEDFERGVAMRIPGAKSYPFNMALAAANSPLLVYEMGKRIARDSKILGVNWNLSPVADINNNISNPIINVRSFGEDPEQVAELSIMMMKGLHAGGVLSSLKHFPGHGNTSTDSHTDLAVIRGTDEQFRSIELFPFRKCIEKGAYSVMVGHLGVESQNTPDTPATLSYNIVTKLLREQLGFKGIANTDAMSMKAVSKYHKPGEAAVRTIKAGMDVIMASLDSKEAFIAIVAAVRRGEIKESRIDLSVRKVLQAKRWTGLFDSKPASISEVSKLDAEREVDEIAMDLAIRSITLLKSSPGIFPLDKKKKYFHLVIKDGRDFPNYKSFLRELNSRNKNIDTWELPLKPDDTDLEILSEKLADTKEVIVSVYLQIRNATGKINMEKSTVKVVQDLLKKGKKVILLAHCHPYILLNFPQVDVFVTNYGAEISGEKALAVAVFGENNISGRLPVSIPGTEFKRGSGIDLLKEQGRTQGLSDKYKRIDELVNGGIKDSIFPGAAISIIKDGKLFYENSYGRFTYDPASFSVKTNSMYDIASLTKVTATTFAVMKLLEEGKISLDDPVEKYIPEFVNKKKVTIKTILTHTSGLPASGKFFRSGKGPDEIFNEICELNLDYKTGTKTVYSDLGMIVLGRLIEKVAGKNLDQFMREILWSPIGMLSTKYNPEQVDIPYCVPTEIDDFWRNRLIQGSVHDENCFALGGMTGHAGLFSTVEDIRKFMIMFLSGGVFDGVRYLKQETITQFITRQSNNSSRALGWDTNFKHAGVGGKSFAENSFGHTGFTGTSIWADYRKKFAVILFTNRVYPTRKKEGIKNFRIRLHEALATLLM; this is encoded by the coding sequence ATGGACAATAAATTGATCAGGCTGGCGACGCTTGTTTTGCTCCTTTTTCTTTCGATCACAGGTTGTGGCAAAAAAGAGGTTGATGTAAAAGATCCTGAAATAACCGTGGCAGCGGATGATATCTACAGCAAACTGGAAGAGACACCCGATCCCGATGAAATATTCTCGACAGAGCCTGACCCCTTTATTGATTCAATCCTTACCAGGATGACCCTGGAGGAGAAAGTCGGGCAGTTACTGTTTCCTGCAGTTCAACCGGGCAGAATGACAAAGGAGTATCTCGAAAACAAGCACTTCGAGAGCTATAAACCGGGTGGCTTTGTCCTTTTCGGTTCGAGTATGATGAAAACAGCTCAATTGATAAGGGAATTACAGCAGTATTCCAAAATTCCTTTACTCTTTGCCGAAGATTTTGAAAGGGGAGTGGCAATGCGAATTCCCGGTGCAAAATCGTATCCTTTCAACATGGCACTGGCAGCAGCAAACTCACCTCTCCTTGTTTATGAAATGGGGAAGAGGATTGCCCGTGATTCAAAAATTCTCGGCGTCAACTGGAATCTCAGTCCTGTTGCAGATATCAACAACAATATCTCAAATCCGATCATTAATGTCCGTTCGTTTGGTGAGGACCCTGAACAGGTGGCTGAGCTTAGCATAATGATGATGAAGGGTCTTCATGCAGGGGGTGTACTTTCATCTTTAAAACACTTCCCCGGACATGGCAACACTTCCACCGATTCTCACACAGATCTCGCAGTAATAAGAGGGACTGATGAACAGTTTCGCTCCATCGAACTTTTTCCTTTCAGAAAATGCATCGAAAAAGGGGCTTACAGCGTCATGGTTGGGCATCTTGGTGTGGAATCACAAAATACACCGGATACACCTGCAACACTCTCCTACAACATTGTAACTAAGTTGCTCAGGGAGCAGCTTGGCTTCAAAGGTATCGCAAATACTGATGCGATGAGCATGAAGGCTGTCTCCAAGTATCACAAACCGGGAGAGGCCGCAGTAAGGACGATAAAGGCGGGAATGGATGTAATTATGGCATCACTTGATTCCAAGGAAGCATTCATTGCCATAGTTGCAGCCGTCAGGAGGGGAGAGATCAAGGAATCCAGAATTGACTTGTCTGTCAGAAAAGTGTTGCAGGCGAAAAGATGGACCGGACTTTTCGACAGCAAGCCCGCTTCGATTTCAGAAGTATCGAAACTTGATGCCGAACGGGAGGTGGATGAAATTGCTATGGACCTTGCAATCAGGTCAATTACACTGTTGAAGTCAAGTCCGGGTATTTTCCCGTTGGACAAAAAGAAAAAATATTTCCATCTTGTGATAAAAGACGGTCGTGATTTCCCTAATTATAAATCATTTCTCAGAGAGTTGAATTCGAGAAATAAAAATATTGATACCTGGGAATTACCGCTAAAACCCGACGATACTGATCTTGAAATTCTCTCGGAGAAACTTGCCGATACCAAAGAGGTAATAGTTTCTGTTTATCTTCAGATCCGGAATGCGACGGGGAAGATTAACATGGAGAAATCGACAGTAAAAGTTGTGCAGGATCTCCTTAAAAAAGGGAAAAAAGTAATACTGTTGGCGCATTGTCATCCCTACATTCTGTTGAATTTCCCCCAGGTTGATGTATTTGTGACAAACTATGGAGCTGAGATTTCGGGTGAGAAGGCACTGGCAGTGGCTGTTTTTGGCGAAAACAATATCTCGGGCAGACTGCCGGTTTCAATTCCAGGCACCGAATTTAAAAGAGGGAGTGGAATCGACCTGTTGAAAGAACAGGGGAGAACCCAGGGACTTTCTGACAAGTACAAGAGAATTGATGAGCTGGTAAACGGCGGAATAAAGGATTCCATCTTTCCCGGAGCGGCAATTTCCATAATTAAGGATGGGAAATTGTTTTATGAAAATTCATATGGAAGATTCACCTATGACCCGGCCTCCTTTTCTGTAAAAACAAATTCGATGTATGATATCGCATCCCTGACAAAAGTGACAGCTACCACTTTTGCAGTGATGAAACTGCTCGAGGAGGGGAAAATATCACTCGATGATCCCGTTGAAAAATATATTCCAGAATTTGTAAATAAAAAAAAAGTTACGATAAAAACCATTCTTACCCATACTTCCGGTCTGCCTGCTTCGGGTAAGTTTTTCAGGTCGGGGAAGGGTCCCGACGAAATATTTAATGAAATTTGCGAACTGAATCTGGATTATAAGACAGGTACAAAGACTGTTTATTCTGATCTTGGAATGATTGTGCTTGGGAGACTGATCGAGAAAGTTGCGGGAAAGAATCTCGATCAATTTATGAGGGAGATATTGTGGAGCCCGATAGGGATGTTGAGCACAAAATATAATCCCGAGCAGGTCGACATTCCATATTGCGTACCGACAGAAATAGATGATTTCTGGCGAAACAGGTTGATACAAGGATCGGTGCACGATGAGAACTGTTTTGCACTTGGTGGAATGACCGGGCATGCCGGCCTCTTTTCGACCGTTGAAGACATCAGAAAATTTATGATAATGTTTCTCTCCGGAGGAGTTTTTGACGGTGTTAGATATCTGAAACAGGAGACAATCACTCAATTTATTACCCGTCAAAGCAACAATTCATCAAGAGCACTCGGATGGGATACCAACTTCAAACATGCCGGTGTAGGGGGAAAATCGTTTGCTGAGAACTCATTCGGACATACAGGTTTTACCGGCACATCCATTTGGGCTGATTACCGGAAAAAATTTGCTGTCATCCTTTTTACAAACAGGGTCTATCCGACAAGGAAAAAAGAGGGAATAAAAAACTTCAGAATCAGACTTCATGAGGCATTAGCCACACTTCTGATGTAG